One part of the Patescibacteria group bacterium genome encodes these proteins:
- the gyrA gene encoding DNA gyrase subunit A, producing MSKPDKKSSKKEKETKSNLETEAALLNEADSDSPDNGNGNSRQHTAYGLVQDQPIVEEMSRSYLDYAMSVIVSRALPDVRDGLKPVHRRILYAMWSVGLRSSSKFRKSATVVGEVLGKYHPHGDSAVYDSMVRMAQDFAMRYPLVRGQGNFGSMDGDSAAAMRYTEAKLAALAEEMLFDIDKDTVNFSPNFDGSQQEPRVLPAKLPNLLLNGTMGIAVGMATNIPPHNLRELTAAVSHLIDNPEATIEDLMQFVKGPDFPTGGIIYNQKDILSAYATGKGGIVMRGRAEIVEGKGEAYQIVISEVPYQVNKATLVEKIADLVKDKKIEGIKNLRDESDKDGVRVVLDLKKDAYPKKILNSLYKHTQLQETFHVNALALIDGLQPKVLTLKMILEEYIKHREEVVRRRTQFDLNKAKERAHILEGLMIALKNIDAVIKTIKASKDKEEAKNNLIKKFKLSERQAVAILEMRLQNLANLERLKIEEELKEKQKLIKELEAILKSVARIRGIIKDEIKALGEKFGDERRTQVVSHGVKEFNMEDLVPNEETLFMMTRDGYIKRVESDIFKVQARGGKGVIGLTTKEEDSVLFMFTTFTHNDILFFTTKGRMFQLKAYEIPQASRIAKGTPIVNFLQLTSGEQVTSILPLDKLSSSKYLFFATEKGLVKKVDLGAFSNVRRSGLIAIKIKDDDKLIWAKPTSGSDHIQLVSAHGQAIRFAEKDVRDMGRGAAGVHGIRLKKDDRVIGMGVAKTADKDKLKKYQILTIMAHGFGKRSDFALYKVQGRGGSGIKTAKVTDKTGDLTNAFLINAESMADRDLIIISEKGQVIRLPFKSISVLGRDTQGVRIMRFKEEKDRVASVTWA from the coding sequence ATGTCTAAACCAGACAAGAAGTCTTCTAAGAAAGAAAAAGAGACTAAAAGCAATCTCGAGACCGAGGCGGCACTTTTAAATGAAGCAGATTCTGATTCTCCTGATAACGGTAATGGCAATTCTCGCCAACATACAGCCTATGGCTTGGTCCAGGATCAGCCGATCGTTGAGGAAATGAGCCGCTCCTATTTAGATTATGCTATGAGTGTCATCGTTTCCCGGGCTTTGCCAGACGTGCGTGACGGACTCAAGCCCGTTCATCGGCGCATTCTGTATGCGATGTGGAGCGTTGGCCTTAGATCGAGCTCCAAATTCAGAAAGTCAGCAACGGTGGTCGGCGAGGTTTTAGGTAAATACCATCCTCATGGCGATAGCGCTGTTTATGATTCGATGGTCAGAATGGCTCAAGATTTCGCTATGCGCTATCCCTTGGTGCGCGGTCAGGGTAATTTCGGTTCTATGGATGGCGATAGTGCGGCCGCCATGCGCTACACCGAAGCCAAGCTAGCCGCTTTAGCCGAAGAGATGTTGTTTGATATTGATAAGGATACGGTTAATTTTTCTCCTAATTTTGATGGCTCACAGCAAGAGCCTCGAGTCTTGCCGGCTAAATTGCCCAATTTACTCCTTAACGGCACAATGGGTATCGCAGTCGGTATGGCTACTAATATTCCTCCTCATAATCTAAGAGAATTGACAGCGGCTGTCAGCCACCTGATCGATAACCCAGAGGCGACTATCGAGGATTTGATGCAGTTCGTCAAAGGCCCCGATTTTCCTACAGGCGGCATTATATATAATCAGAAGGACATCTTGAGCGCTTATGCTACCGGCAAAGGTGGTATCGTTATGCGCGGTCGCGCCGAAATAGTCGAAGGCAAGGGCGAAGCTTATCAGATTGTAATTTCTGAGGTTCCCTACCAGGTCAACAAAGCGACTCTGGTAGAGAAGATCGCTGACCTAGTTAAAGATAAAAAGATCGAGGGTATCAAAAATCTAAGGGATGAATCGGATAAGGATGGGGTCCGGGTCGTATTGGATTTGAAAAAAGATGCTTATCCGAAAAAGATTTTAAATAGTTTATATAAGCATACCCAGCTCCAAGAAACTTTCCATGTTAATGCCTTGGCCCTGATCGATGGTTTACAGCCCAAGGTTTTGACTTTGAAAATGATACTCGAAGAGTATATTAAGCATCGCGAAGAAGTAGTCAGGCGCCGCACCCAGTTTGATTTGAATAAAGCCAAAGAAAGAGCTCATATCTTAGAGGGATTAATGATCGCTTTAAAGAATATCGACGCTGTTATCAAGACCATTAAGGCTTCCAAGGACAAAGAGGAGGCTAAAAATAATTTAATCAAAAAGTTCAAATTATCTGAACGCCAAGCAGTCGCGATTTTAGAAATGCGTTTGCAGAACTTGGCGAACCTGGAAAGGTTAAAAATCGAAGAAGAATTGAAAGAGAAACAGAAATTAATCAAGGAATTAGAGGCGATTCTTAAATCAGTAGCTAGAATTAGGGGAATCATCAAGGACGAAATCAAGGCTTTAGGCGAGAAGTTCGGAGACGAGCGCCGCACCCAGGTGGTCAGTCATGGCGTTAAGGAATTCAATATGGAAGACTTAGTGCCGAACGAAGAAACCTTATTCATGATGACAAGGGATGGTTACATTAAGCGGGTTGAATCTGATATCTTTAAAGTCCAGGCCAGGGGAGGCAAAGGAGTAATCGGTCTAACCACCAAAGAGGAAGATTCGGTTTTATTCATGTTTACCACCTTTACTCATAATGACATTCTATTTTTTACTACTAAGGGTCGGATGTTCCAATTGAAAGCTTATGAGATACCTCAAGCTTCTCGTATCGCCAAGGGGACGCCGATAGTTAATTTTTTACAATTAACCAGCGGTGAACAAGTTACTTCGATTTTGCCTCTGGATAAATTATCAAGCAGTAAGTATTTATTTTTTGCCACTGAAAAGGGTTTGGTGAAGAAGGTCGATTTAGGGGCTTTCTCTAATGTCCGTCGGAGCGGTTTGATTGCTATTAAGATCAAGGATGATGATAAGCTGATTTGGGCTAAGCCGACCAGCGGTAGTGACCATATCCAGCTGGTTAGCGCTCATGGCCAAGCCATTCGTTTCGCTGAAAAAGATGTCCGTGATATGGGCCGTGGAGCCGCTGGTGTCCATGGCATCAGGCTGAAAAAGGATGACCGGGTTATCGGGATGGGTGTAGCCAAGACAGCGGATAAGGATAAATTAAAGAAATACCAGATACTTACCATCATGGCTCACGGCTTCGGCAAGCGCAGCGACTTTGCTTTATATAAAGTACAAGGTCGTGGCGGCAGCGGCATCAAGACCGCTAAAGTGACTGATAAAACAGGAGACCTGACTAACGCCTTCCTTATTAATGCTGAAAGCATGGCGGATAGAGATCTGATTATTATTTCCGAAAAAGGCCAAGTGATCCGCCTCCCCTTCAAATCTATCAGTGTTTTGGGCCGCGATACCCAAGGGGTGAGGATTATGAGGTTTAAGGAAGAGAAGGATAGGGTGGCTAGCGTCACCTGGGCATAA
- a CDS encoding LCP family protein, with protein MIDFKQKMEEEQKQANPGYDPEWEKLLAASKKRRRLITYIIALVAIGIIFTGRVIMSSQSASGWFGENSWFGKLKHLTGISDNKLKGEEDDRVNILLLGMGGSNHEGGYLTDTIMLASLKPSTGQVALISIPRDLTVPIGNSGWRKINNINALAEAKNPGSGSQASIDALSDLLGIPIKYYVRADFAGFVEVINELGGIEVNVENVLNDYEYPIMGQEDNPNYYARYEHLYIPTGPQKMDGELALKYARSRHAAGAEGSDFARSRRQQLIMEAVKEKLLSRDNLLKPVMIAKIINQLETHISTNLEIWEMVRLWDLTKNIGRDNIINKVIDNSPDSFLIDSRGEDGAYILVPRSGNFTQIKNFVQNIFGDNNSKEDGTDIGLNNFIKSTGRQKSTSSSRVEVMNGTWISGLAGQKAGLLKESNFKVTKVGNAAARDYTKTLVYDLSYGKKDADLKLLISLTGAEQAFDSPDWLSAYTITPASSSPENIQDVSTSSLMLATSTASSSLDINKDIPDFILILGSSSTNY; from the coding sequence ATGATAGATTTCAAACAAAAAATGGAAGAAGAGCAGAAGCAAGCTAATCCTGGCTATGATCCAGAATGGGAGAAACTTTTAGCCGCCAGTAAAAAAAGACGGAGACTGATTACTTATATCATCGCTTTAGTCGCCATCGGCATTATCTTTACAGGTAGGGTTATTATGTCTAGCCAAAGCGCTAGCGGCTGGTTTGGCGAAAATTCCTGGTTTGGAAAATTAAAACATCTAACCGGCATCTCTGACAATAAATTAAAAGGCGAAGAAGACGACCGGGTCAACATTCTTCTGCTTGGCATGGGCGGCTCGAACCATGAAGGCGGATATTTAACCGACACGATCATGCTCGCGAGCCTAAAACCATCGACCGGGCAAGTCGCCTTAATTTCCATTCCGCGTGATCTCACTGTACCGATAGGGAATTCCGGCTGGAGAAAAATCAATAATATCAATGCCTTAGCCGAAGCTAAAAATCCAGGTAGCGGTAGCCAGGCAAGCATCGATGCCCTCAGCGATCTCCTAGGCATACCGATTAAATATTACGTTAGGGCTGACTTTGCTGGATTCGTCGAGGTAATCAATGAATTGGGAGGTATCGAAGTTAATGTCGAAAACGTTCTTAACGACTATGAATACCCCATCATGGGCCAAGAAGATAACCCCAACTATTACGCCCGCTATGAACATCTTTATATACCGACCGGCCCGCAAAAAATGGATGGAGAGCTAGCCCTAAAATATGCCAGAAGCCGTCATGCTGCCGGAGCAGAGGGTTCGGACTTCGCCCGCTCCAGAAGGCAGCAGCTGATAATGGAGGCGGTTAAGGAAAAACTATTATCCCGCGACAATCTACTCAAACCAGTAATGATCGCTAAGATTATCAATCAATTGGAAACCCATATAAGCACTAACTTAGAAATCTGGGAAATGGTCAGGCTCTGGGATCTCACGAAGAATATCGGCCGCGATAATATCATCAATAAAGTCATCGACAACAGCCCGGATAGCTTCCTGATCGACTCTCGAGGTGAAGACGGCGCCTATATATTAGTGCCGCGCAGCGGAAATTTCACCCAAATAAAGAATTTCGTACAGAATATATTCGGTGATAATAATTCTAAGGAAGATGGGACGGATATCGGCCTTAATAATTTTATTAAAAGCACTGGCCGACAAAAATCTACCAGCAGCTCTCGGGTGGAAGTAATGAACGGGACTTGGATTAGTGGCCTAGCCGGGCAAAAAGCCGGACTATTAAAAGAATCTAACTTTAAAGTCACTAAGGTTGGAAACGCCGCTGCCCGCGATTACACTAAGACCCTCGTCTATGATCTAAGCTATGGCAAAAAAGATGCCGATCTCAAGCTGCTCATCAGCTTAACCGGAGCCGAACAAGCCTTTGATTCTCCAGATTGGCTATCTGCCTATACCATCACC
- a CDS encoding MBL fold metallo-hydrolase, producing the protein MIITWQGHSCFKIQDKIGPDGLTVVTDPFSKEVGLKVPNFEADIVTISHDHHDHNNSSALRGQPFIIDSAGEYDVKGVMVEGIASYHDDKEGKERGDNIIYRIEMDDISIVHLGDLGQVLDNAQLERLAGTDILLIPVGGKYTLDAKKAVEVISQIEPRLVIPMHYKTKDSKIDVEGVDKFVKELGVAPTYEEKLKISKKELPSEDMELVILSI; encoded by the coding sequence ATGATTATTACTTGGCAGGGGCATTCTTGCTTTAAAATCCAGGATAAAATTGGGCCAGACGGCTTGACGGTCGTAACTGATCCCTTCAGTAAAGAAGTTGGTTTGAAGGTTCCTAATTTTGAGGCCGACATAGTAACCATTTCCCACGATCATCACGACCATAATAATTCCAGCGCTTTACGCGGGCAACCTTTCATTATAGATTCGGCCGGCGAATATGATGTCAAAGGAGTAATGGTAGAAGGCATCGCTTCTTATCATGACGATAAAGAGGGGAAAGAGAGGGGCGATAATATCATCTATCGGATTGAGATGGATGATATTTCTATAGTCCACTTAGGTGATCTGGGGCAAGTTCTAGATAATGCCCAATTGGAGAGATTAGCCGGCACTGACATCCTTCTAATTCCGGTCGGTGGGAAGTATACACTGGACGCTAAGAAGGCGGTAGAGGTTATCTCTCAAATAGAACCGCGTTTAGTCATCCCGATGCACTATAAGACCAAGGATTCAAAAATAGACGTCGAAGGCGTGGATAAATTCGTTAAGGAATTAGGGGTGGCTCCAACCTATGAAGAGAAATTAAAGATTTCTAAGAAGGAATTGCCGAGCGAAGATATGGAGTTGGTTATACTAAGTATTTAA
- the trpS gene encoding tryptophan--tRNA ligase, with the protein MKPIIFSGIQPSGHLHIGNYLGAITQWVDLQKEYDCFFCIVDYHAITVKQNPEELRKKILELTKIYLAAGIDPKKSVIFQQSLVSEHTELAWILNCTSARVSDLKKMTQFKDKSLKHGENVSVGLFDYPVLMAADILLYNADLVPVGDDQIQHVELARDLAKRFNNDFQDTFKVPDYKVRKEGARIMGLDDPSKKMSKSADSPANFLGLTDSPEVIKRKIMRAVTDSGSEIKYDRQNKPAISNLISIYSLLSGLSVKEIEKKYFGHGYGDFKHDLAVVTLEFMSEFQKRYSMISDKQAEKILASGAKQAKLVASQKLIQVKKAIGLI; encoded by the coding sequence ATGAAACCAATTATCTTTTCCGGCATCCAGCCTAGCGGGCACTTGCATATCGGTAATTATTTAGGAGCTATTACTCAATGGGTAGACCTGCAGAAAGAGTATGATTGTTTTTTTTGCATCGTAGATTACCACGCGATTACCGTTAAGCAAAATCCTGAAGAGTTACGCAAAAAAATTCTTGAGCTCACCAAGATCTACTTAGCTGCCGGGATTGACCCCAAAAAATCCGTTATTTTCCAACAATCTTTAGTCTCGGAACATACAGAGCTAGCTTGGATTTTAAATTGCACTAGCGCCCGGGTTTCCGACCTGAAGAAAATGACTCAATTTAAAGATAAATCCTTGAAACATGGGGAAAATGTTTCGGTGGGCCTTTTTGATTACCCAGTGTTAATGGCGGCTGATATTCTCCTGTATAATGCAGATTTAGTGCCGGTCGGAGATGACCAGATTCAACACGTTGAATTAGCCCGTGATTTAGCCAAACGTTTCAATAATGATTTTCAGGACACTTTCAAGGTCCCAGACTATAAAGTCAGGAAAGAAGGGGCTAGGATTATGGGGCTTGATGACCCTAGTAAAAAAATGAGCAAAAGCGCCGATAGCCCAGCTAATTTTTTGGGCCTTACTGACAGCCCGGAAGTTATTAAGAGGAAAATCATGCGAGCCGTGACCGATTCGGGTAGCGAAATAAAATATGATCGCCAGAACAAGCCGGCCATCTCTAATCTCATAAGCATATATTCTTTGCTCAGCGGACTCAGTGTTAAAGAGATAGAAAAAAAATATTTTGGCCACGGCTATGGTGATTTCAAACACGATCTAGCTGTAGTGACGCTTGAGTTCATGTCCGAATTTCAGAAGAGGTATAGTATGATTTCTGATAAACAGGCAGAAAAGATTCTGGCATCCGGGGCTAAACAAGCCAAGCTAGTGGCTAGCCAGAAGTTGATCCAGGTGAAAAAGGCAATCGGTTTAATCTAG
- a CDS encoding nucleoside-diphosphate kinase yields the protein MAQNISHPKKERTFVILKPDAIQRSLIGELIKRIERSGMKLMAMKLVQANEDQCWAHYNKDDKWFQEKGAKFIANLQASNLPVEKEAGEYGKDIVRGLVKFMTACPVVAMVWEGNQAVSIIKKLVGGTEPATSDIGTIRGDFTLDTYELSNFDNRAVRNLIHCSDHPDEAEREIALWFKPEEILSYRLIAEEILYDINLDGLKE from the coding sequence ATGGCACAGAATATTTCCCATCCTAAAAAAGAGAGAACTTTCGTTATCCTTAAACCGGACGCTATCCAACGCTCCTTGATCGGCGAATTGATTAAGCGGATAGAACGGTCTGGCATGAAGCTGATGGCGATGAAATTAGTCCAAGCGAACGAAGATCAATGCTGGGCTCATTATAATAAGGACGATAAATGGTTCCAGGAAAAAGGTGCTAAATTCATAGCTAATCTTCAGGCTTCCAATCTCCCGGTCGAGAAAGAAGCCGGCGAATATGGCAAGGATATCGTGCGCGGCTTGGTTAAATTTATGACTGCCTGTCCGGTGGTGGCGATGGTGTGGGAGGGAAACCAAGCAGTATCTATCATTAAAAAGTTAGTTGGTGGTACCGAACCTGCCACTTCCGACATTGGAACCATCCGGGGTGATTTTACCCTTGATACTTATGAATTATCTAATTTTGATAACCGGGCCGTCCGCAACCTTATCCACTGCTCTGATCATCCTGACGAGGCGGAAAGAGAGATAGCTTTATGGTTTAAGCCGGAAGAGATTCTTAGCTATCGCTTGATTGCAGAAGAAATCCTATACGATATTAATCTTGATGGCTTAAAGGAATAA